The following nucleotide sequence is from Cucumis melo cultivar AY chromosome 1, USDA_Cmelo_AY_1.0, whole genome shotgun sequence.
TTCTGTTGTTCACATtcaattctctctcttttgtaTAATCTTCTACCCAAGTCCGCCATTGAAGGATTTCCATTTCCCTCTCCATCTTCCAAGCTGGAGCTTCTGGTTCGTTCGTTCTTTCTTCTTAACTTTTCAAGGTTTTCTCGTTGAATTCAACAACCCCTTTTGAAGGTTTATTCAATTCCACCAGTTTTCGACGATCTTTGGTATAATCTTCATGCTGGTGTGAGGTTTTGTTATAATCGCAGTTGAATTTTAGTGGGGTTTGTCCCTTTTTGAAGGTTTAGGCTCGGTATTGAATTAATAGGTTTTTTGTTGTGTAATTGTTGTATTCTGTTTGTTAGATTTTGGAAATGGGTGTTTGTTGAAAGCAATTGGAATTGGGAAAGTGTTGAAAATATCTCTTGTTTTGCTGGAATTGTGGTTAATTGTTCTTGTTTGTGAACGCTATGCTTTGTAATCCAGTTGTGGACTGTTTGGTTGCTGGTTTTGTGGTGGTGTTGTTGAGTTGTAATGGCTTCACGTTTGCTACTGAGAGTGATTTGTCTTGTTTGAGAAGCATAAAGAAGTCGTTTCAGGATCCTAATGAGTACTTAACATCATGGGATTTTAGCAACAGATCGGAGGGGGTTATCTGCAAATTTGCTGGGATTATGTGTTGGCATCCTGATGAGAATAAGGTTTTAAGTATTACTTTGTCTAATATGGGGCTTAAGGGCCAATTCCCTATTGGGATTAAGAATTGCTCTAGCTTAACTGGCTTGGACCTCTCCTTCAATCAGATTTCAGGTGAGATTCCTACCGATATCGGATCCATTGTTTCGTTTGCAACTACCCTAGATTTGTCGTCGAATGATTTTACTGGTCCTATCCCCGAAAGCATTGCTGATATTACATATCTGAATGTTCTCAAGCTGGATCACAACCAGTTGTCCGGTCAGATCCCTCCGGAGCTTAGCTTGCTTGGACGGTTGACAGAGTTTAGTGTAGCTAGTAATCTTTTGATTGGACCAGTTCCTAAGTTTGGTGGTAATCTGACTAATAAAGCTGATATGTATGCAAATAATCCTGGGCTGTGCAATGGTCCTTTGAAATCTTGCTCGTCGACTTCGAATAAGCCTCATACTTCAGTAATTGCAGGGGCAGCTATTGGGGGGGTTACGGTTGCTGCAGTTGGTGTAGGTTTTGGTATGTTTTTCTATTTCCGTAGTGCCTcaatgaagaagaggaagagggacGATGACCCTGAAGGAAATAAGTGGGCAAGAAACATTAAGGGAGCAAAAGGAATCAAGGCAAGCTTTTATTCTTTCTATTTCTGTCAAATTCCTGGACTTGTGTCTGATTTTTGTTTtacattctcttttcttttcgaTACTTGTTCTGTTTCTCTAAGGTTTTACTACATCTATGCAGATTTCTGTTGTCGAGAAATCGGTACCGAAAATGAGTTTAAGTGACCTCATGAAAGCTACAAACAACTTCAGCAAAAACAGCATTATTGGATCTGGGAGAACTGGATGTATATACAGAGCAGTTTTTGAGGATGGAACTTCATTGATGGTTAAGAGGTTGCAAGAATCTCAGCGCACCGAGAAAGAGTTCTTATCCGAGATGGCTACCTTAGGCAGTGTAAAACATGCAAACTTAGTTCCACTTTTGGGCTTCTGCATGGCTAAAAAAGAAAGGATTTTAGTCTATAAGGATATGCCGAATGGAACTCTCCATGATCAGCTACATCCTGCTGATGGCAAAGTAAAACCAATGGAATGGTCTTTAAGACTGAAAATTGGGATAAGGGCAGCCAAAGGGTTAGCTTGGCTTCATCATAACTGCAATCCCCGGATCATCCACCGAAATATAAGCTCAAAATGTATCTTGCTGGATGAAAGGTTTGAACCAAAAATATCTGATTTTGGTCTTGCAAGGCTCATGAATCCAATTGATACTCATTTAAGTACTTTTGTGAATGGGGAGTTTGGAGATATAGGCTATGTGGCTCCTGAGTATTCCCGAACCCTGGTTGCAACTCCAAAAGGAGATGTTTACAGTTTTGGAGTTGTCCTTCTTGAGCTGGTGACAGGGGAGAAACCAACTCATGTCTCAAAAGCACCTGAAGATTTTAAAGGGAATTTGGTCGAATGGATTACAAAATTGTCTGAAGAATCCAAGGTGCAGGAAGCACTTGATGCTACCTTGGTTGGCAAGAATGTCGACAGTGAGCTTTTACAGTTTCTCAAAGTTGCACAAAGCTGTGTTGTGCCAACGGCAAAGGAGAGACCTACCATGTTTGAAGTATATCAGCTTCTAAGAGCCATAGGAGAAGGGTACAACTTCACTAGTCAAGATGAGATAATGATGCCTA
It contains:
- the LOC103489743 gene encoding probably inactive leucine-rich repeat receptor-like protein kinase At5g48380 isoform X1 — its product is MLCNPVVDCLVAGFVVVLLSCNGFTFATESDLSCLRSIKKSFQDPNEYLTSWDFSNRSEGVICKFAGIMCWHPDENKVLSITLSNMGLKGQFPIGIKNCSSLTGLDLSFNQISGEIPTDIGSIVSFATTLDLSSNDFTGPIPESIADITYLNVLKLDHNQLSGQIPPELSLLGRLTEFSVASNLLIGPVPKFGGNLTNKADMYANNPGLCNGPLKSCSSTSNKPHTSVIAGAAIGGVTVAAVGVGFGMFFYFRSASMKKRKRDDDPEGNKWARNIKGAKGIKISVVEKSVPKMSLSDLMKATNNFSKNSIIGSGRTGCIYRAVFEDGTSLMVKRLQESQRTEKEFLSEMATLGSVKHANLVPLLGFCMAKKERILVYKDMPNGTLHDQLHPADGKVKPMEWSLRLKIGIRAAKGLAWLHHNCNPRIIHRNISSKCILLDERFEPKISDFGLARLMNPIDTHLSTFVNGEFGDIGYVAPEYSRTLVATPKGDVYSFGVVLLELVTGEKPTHVSKAPEDFKGNLVEWITKLSEESKVQEALDATLVGKNVDSELLQFLKVAQSCVVPTAKERPTMFEVYQLLRAIGEGYNFTSQDEIMMPTNSECETGLEELIVAH
- the LOC103489743 gene encoding probably inactive leucine-rich repeat receptor-like protein kinase At5g48380 isoform X2, yielding MCWHPDENKVLSITLSNMGLKGQFPIGIKNCSSLTGLDLSFNQISGEIPTDIGSIVSFATTLDLSSNDFTGPIPESIADITYLNVLKLDHNQLSGQIPPELSLLGRLTEFSVASNLLIGPVPKFGGNLTNKADMYANNPGLCNGPLKSCSSTSNKPHTSVIAGAAIGGVTVAAVGVGFGMFFYFRSASMKKRKRDDDPEGNKWARNIKGAKGIKISVVEKSVPKMSLSDLMKATNNFSKNSIIGSGRTGCIYRAVFEDGTSLMVKRLQESQRTEKEFLSEMATLGSVKHANLVPLLGFCMAKKERILVYKDMPNGTLHDQLHPADGKVKPMEWSLRLKIGIRAAKGLAWLHHNCNPRIIHRNISSKCILLDERFEPKISDFGLARLMNPIDTHLSTFVNGEFGDIGYVAPEYSRTLVATPKGDVYSFGVVLLELVTGEKPTHVSKAPEDFKGNLVEWITKLSEESKVQEALDATLVGKNVDSELLQFLKVAQSCVVPTAKERPTMFEVYQLLRAIGEGYNFTSQDEIMMPTNSECETGLEELIVAH